In the genome of Gloeotrichia echinulata CP02, one region contains:
- a CDS encoding DegT/DnrJ/EryC1/StrS aminotransferase family protein, producing the protein MLSLRPNPKNRLYTSLNSYLMYLGYVLGGRLQKDRKDIERFEQALCERFDIQHAVCVYQCRVGIYLALKALIKPGQEVILSPYTITDVVNMVIFAGGQPVFADVERESCNISPAEVERLITPNTGAVLITHLHGIAAEAHRIKQICDRFHIPMIEDSAQSFGVYEQGKAVGTIGDVGVFSFEMHKNLTTWLGGAVISHRADVVEKIRAEIKTFSSPPLPGITRKVKSGLIHDIAGLPILFQLLTYRILRYSYLKNVEFVNEKVRRNPQVSKPAKELPDVYKSSYTPFQARLALSQLNRIDRDIKTRIDNAQLYYQGLKDIAELILPPVRTDGSHTYLWFPIQYEQREDLLRFMFKHNRDIAAGHFTSTADSPRFAEFYRDCPNSRKVEQELIYLPTYPSYSRSEVEKNIQVIRKYFASRVQQVTKQKVSISN; encoded by the coding sequence ATGCTGAGTTTGAGACCTAATCCTAAAAATCGCCTTTATACAAGTTTGAACAGTTACCTGATGTATTTAGGTTATGTTCTGGGGGGGCGATTACAGAAAGATAGAAAAGATATTGAACGGTTTGAACAGGCGCTTTGTGAACGTTTTGATATTCAGCACGCAGTTTGCGTTTATCAGTGTCGAGTGGGGATATACCTTGCACTCAAAGCTTTAATCAAGCCTGGACAAGAAGTGATTTTGTCGCCTTACACCATTACCGATGTGGTCAATATGGTGATTTTTGCGGGAGGACAACCAGTATTTGCGGATGTGGAGCGCGAAAGTTGCAATATCTCTCCTGCTGAAGTCGAGCGTCTGATTACCCCAAATACGGGTGCTGTTTTGATTACTCATTTGCATGGAATAGCAGCCGAGGCGCACCGCATCAAGCAAATTTGCGATCGCTTCCACATCCCCATGATTGAAGATTCTGCTCAGTCCTTTGGCGTCTACGAGCAAGGAAAAGCCGTGGGGACAATTGGGGATGTTGGTGTCTTCAGCTTTGAAATGCATAAAAATTTAACTACCTGGCTGGGAGGAGCGGTAATTTCTCATCGAGCAGATGTGGTAGAAAAAATCCGTGCTGAGATAAAAACTTTCTCCTCTCCCCCGCTTCCCGGTATTACGCGAAAAGTCAAATCAGGATTGATACACGATATCGCTGGCTTACCTATCCTCTTTCAGCTATTAACCTACCGAATTCTACGATATAGTTACCTGAAAAATGTTGAATTTGTCAACGAAAAAGTCCGCAGAAACCCCCAGGTAAGCAAGCCAGCAAAAGAGCTACCTGATGTATACAAATCGTCGTATACACCATTCCAAGCTCGCCTGGCTTTATCACAGCTTAACCGCATTGATCGTGATATCAAGACGAGAATTGACAACGCCCAGCTTTATTACCAGGGGCTGAAAGATATTGCAGAATTAATCTTACCGCCTGTGCGAACCGATGGCTCTCATACATATCTTTGGTTTCCAATCCAATATGAGCAGCGGGAAGATTTGCTGCGATTTATGTTCAAACATAATCGAGATATAGCAGCCGGTCATTTTACCAGCACAGCTGATTCACCCCGCTTTGCAGAATTTTATCGCGATTGTCCCAATTCCCGCAAAGTTGAGCAAGAGCTAATCTATTTACCAACCTATCCTAGCTATTCTCGCAGTGAAGTTGAGAAAAACATTCAGGTAATTAGAAAATATTTTGCTTCTCGTGTGCAACAAGTTACTAAGCAAAAAGTTAGCATCAGCAACTAA
- a CDS encoding FAD-binding domain-containing protein: protein MSELILFWHRRDLRICDNTGLAAARRQSPKVVGVFCLDPNLLERDDVAPVRVTYMIGCLQGLQERYAEAGSQLLILHTNPVQGIPALAADLNAKAVFWNWDVEPYSQERDRAVISALKAKGIEFLDHNWDQILHSPEEIHTGTKNPYTVYTPFWKNWSSKHKGKPVETLENTEGLTADEQEIVKEAGSIALPTAKDLGFVWDGELILPPTEAAAQARLAEFTNYAINEYQEQRNFPAVEGTSQLSAALKFGVLGIRTLWQTTLELLENTRSEEVEASIRTWQQELAWREFYQHAMYHFPELAEGAFRDNFQNFPWQNNEEYFQAWCEGKTGYPIVDAAMRQMKEIGWMHNRCRMIVASFLTKDLIINPQWGEKYFMQRLIDGDLSANNGGWQWSASSGMDPKPLRIFNPASQAQKFDPEGEYIRQWVPELRSIDTEYLVTGKIPPLELQAVDYPQPIVDHKLQQQRFKMLYQQQKGVMI, encoded by the coding sequence ATGTCTGAGTTAATTCTGTTTTGGCATCGTCGAGATTTACGTATTTGTGATAATACAGGACTGGCTGCAGCCCGCAGGCAAAGTCCGAAAGTGGTGGGCGTGTTTTGCCTAGATCCCAATCTTCTGGAACGGGATGATGTCGCGCCGGTGAGAGTAACTTACATGATTGGCTGTTTGCAGGGTCTACAAGAGCGCTATGCTGAAGCTGGTAGCCAATTGTTAATCCTACACACCAATCCTGTGCAAGGTATCCCAGCTTTAGCGGCGGATTTGAACGCCAAGGCTGTTTTTTGGAATTGGGATGTGGAACCATATTCTCAAGAACGCGATCGCGCCGTTATTTCTGCCTTGAAAGCAAAAGGCATTGAGTTTCTAGATCACAATTGGGATCAGATCCTCCACTCACCAGAGGAGATTCACACAGGTACTAAAAATCCTTACACAGTTTACACGCCATTTTGGAAAAATTGGAGTAGCAAACACAAAGGTAAACCAGTAGAAACTCTGGAAAATACTGAAGGGTTGACAGCAGATGAGCAGGAAATTGTCAAGGAAGCAGGCTCAATTGCCTTACCAACAGCCAAAGATTTAGGATTTGTTTGGGATGGAGAATTGATTTTGCCACCAACAGAGGCAGCGGCGCAAGCACGGTTGGCAGAATTTACGAATTACGCCATCAATGAATATCAAGAACAGCGGAATTTTCCTGCAGTTGAGGGGACATCGCAACTGAGTGCGGCTTTGAAATTTGGCGTCCTGGGGATTCGCACCCTTTGGCAAACCACCTTAGAACTGCTAGAAAATACCCGCAGTGAAGAAGTAGAAGCCAGTATCCGCACATGGCAACAAGAACTGGCTTGGCGGGAGTTTTACCAACATGCAATGTATCATTTCCCAGAGTTAGCAGAAGGTGCTTTTCGTGACAATTTCCAAAATTTCCCTTGGCAAAACAACGAAGAATATTTTCAAGCTTGGTGTGAGGGGAAAACTGGTTATCCCATCGTCGATGCAGCCATGCGTCAAATGAAGGAAATCGGCTGGATGCACAACCGTTGTCGGATGATTGTCGCTAGTTTTTTGACCAAAGATTTGATTATTAATCCCCAATGGGGAGAAAAATATTTTATGCAACGGCTAATTGACGGCGATTTATCTGCTAATAATGGCGGTTGGCAATGGAGTGCTTCGAGTGGGATGGACCCCAAACCTTTGCGGATTTTCAACCCCGCCAGTCAAGCGCAAAAATTCGATCCTGAAGGCGAATATATTCGGCAATGGGTACCAGAATTGCGGTCTATAGATACAGAATATTTAGTGACCGGTAAAATTCCCCCTTTAGAACTTCAGGCTGTTGATTATCCTCAGCCAATTGTGGATCATAAACTACAGCAGCAGCGGTTTAAAATGCTTTATCAGCAACAAAAAGGCGTGATGATTTGA